One Prosthecochloris marina DNA segment encodes these proteins:
- the rnr gene encoding ribonuclease R, with amino-acid sequence MGRRKKDQKTKSPKRKKKNIPHSPGEKRVKPNDHILINEFLVRKGEASIASEIINFLSDHEGERFRSVELAKTLGYEESRHLPGFWYVLHKLQEEGVLDKDSKRCYGLAGQELPTYEDVLVQTRQFPRPDKQHYKVDQLYTGAIITHPNGYGFVEVEGYDDDIFIKAESLGDAIHGDEVEVLVTKVPKTYQSQQTPHQRCEGLVTKVINRALHTIVGTLVRKNRKFVLIPDLKKILPQINVRIKDSGGAVDGQKVVAGNLEFQKNGDVRAVVLEVLGDAGASEVEVSAIARSRGIDETFDEGLLQYVESLSEDISDSDIEGRIDIRDKTVFTIDPVDAKDFDDALSVETLSRGLYRVGVHIADVSHYVEEDSPLDREALKRATSVYLVDRVIPMLPSRLSEQICSLNPGVDRMAFSVFFKMKVNGEVTQHEFAKTVINSKKRFTYEDVQEVLNNGKGRYFRELKLLDKISTSLRDKRLSEGGLEFETEEVRFKLGSKGEPVELVKKERLDSHRLIEEFMLLANRKVAEYISTKFALKNKPGHPAIYRVHGAPQEEKVGILANFVRKIGYSLQLNGKGKGGVPKISSKALRDLLKQVHGTNVEFMVNELVLRSMAKAQYTSANDGHFGLGFEHYTHFTSPIRRYPDLVVHRLLFEYEAYRKSRRKIPSKRLTDISAKIEQVCQVANEREKSAMEAERESIKLKQVEYMSSHVGKVYSGIISGATEFGIYVRLEEFAIEGLVHMKNLTDDYYEYDESTYSLIGKRRKKRLQIGNRTKVKILKVDMQRRTIDLQLA; translated from the coding sequence GTGGGAAGAAGAAAGAAGGACCAGAAGACGAAATCGCCGAAAAGAAAAAAGAAAAACATTCCTCATTCACCCGGTGAAAAGCGGGTCAAGCCGAACGACCATATTCTGATCAACGAGTTTCTGGTCAGGAAAGGTGAAGCCTCGATTGCCTCTGAGATCATCAATTTTTTATCGGACCATGAAGGTGAACGGTTCCGTTCCGTCGAACTTGCCAAGACTCTTGGTTACGAAGAGTCCCGACATCTTCCCGGGTTCTGGTATGTGTTGCACAAGTTGCAGGAAGAAGGGGTGCTCGACAAGGATTCGAAACGTTGTTACGGGCTTGCCGGGCAGGAGCTTCCGACGTATGAAGACGTGCTTGTGCAGACCAGGCAATTTCCCCGCCCGGATAAGCAGCATTACAAGGTTGATCAGTTGTATACCGGGGCAATCATAACCCATCCGAATGGATATGGTTTTGTAGAGGTCGAAGGTTACGATGATGATATTTTCATAAAGGCTGAATCTCTCGGTGATGCGATACATGGTGACGAGGTCGAGGTTCTGGTTACCAAAGTTCCCAAAACCTACCAATCTCAGCAAACACCGCACCAGCGATGTGAAGGTCTTGTTACAAAAGTCATCAACCGAGCTCTTCATACGATCGTAGGAACGCTTGTCCGTAAAAACCGAAAATTTGTTCTGATACCCGACCTGAAAAAAATTCTGCCACAGATCAATGTCAGGATCAAGGATTCCGGAGGTGCAGTCGACGGCCAGAAAGTTGTTGCGGGTAATCTCGAGTTTCAGAAAAACGGGGATGTACGTGCCGTTGTTCTTGAAGTTCTTGGAGATGCAGGGGCATCGGAGGTGGAAGTCAGCGCCATAGCGAGGAGTAGAGGAATTGATGAAACCTTCGATGAAGGGTTGCTTCAGTATGTTGAATCTCTGAGTGAAGATATTTCAGACTCCGATATAGAAGGCCGGATAGATATTCGTGATAAAACGGTGTTTACCATCGACCCTGTCGATGCGAAAGATTTCGACGATGCTCTTTCTGTTGAAACACTTTCCAGGGGGCTTTACAGAGTCGGAGTGCATATTGCGGATGTATCGCATTATGTCGAGGAGGACTCTCCTCTTGACCGGGAAGCGCTGAAACGGGCTACTTCGGTTTATCTGGTGGACCGCGTTATTCCCATGCTTCCGTCGAGGCTTTCCGAACAGATTTGCAGTCTTAATCCCGGTGTTGACCGTATGGCGTTTTCCGTTTTCTTCAAAATGAAAGTGAACGGGGAGGTGACGCAGCACGAGTTTGCAAAAACGGTGATCAATTCAAAAAAGCGCTTTACCTATGAAGATGTCCAGGAAGTGCTCAACAATGGCAAGGGAAGATATTTCAGGGAACTGAAACTGCTGGACAAAATCAGCACGAGCCTTCGTGATAAAAGGCTCAGTGAAGGCGGGCTTGAATTTGAAACTGAAGAGGTGCGGTTCAAGCTTGGCAGTAAGGGTGAACCGGTTGAACTGGTAAAGAAAGAGCGGCTCGATAGTCATAGACTGATCGAGGAGTTTATGCTGCTCGCCAACCGCAAAGTTGCCGAATATATCAGCACGAAATTCGCACTGAAAAACAAACCTGGACATCCAGCCATATACAGGGTGCACGGTGCACCGCAGGAAGAAAAGGTCGGCATTCTTGCGAATTTCGTCCGCAAGATCGGCTACAGTCTTCAGCTTAACGGCAAAGGGAAGGGTGGGGTACCGAAGATCAGTTCAAAGGCTCTTCGTGATCTGTTGAAACAGGTACATGGCACCAACGTCGAGTTCATGGTCAATGAACTTGTTTTACGTTCTATGGCCAAGGCCCAGTATACCAGTGCAAATGACGGGCATTTCGGACTTGGTTTCGAGCATTATACTCATTTTACCTCTCCGATCAGACGGTATCCGGACCTGGTTGTTCATCGCCTGTTATTTGAATATGAGGCTTATCGTAAAAGCCGCAGAAAAATTCCTTCAAAGCGGCTGACTGATATTTCTGCAAAAATAGAGCAGGTTTGTCAGGTTGCCAACGAGCGGGAAAAGAGCGCTATGGAAGCTGAACGCGAGTCTATCAAGTTGAAGCAGGTTGAGTACATGTCGTCCCATGTAGGAAAAGTGTATTCGGGAATCATTTCAGGTGCAACTGAATTCGGCATTTACGTCAGGCTTGAAGAATTCGCGATAGAAGGTCTGGTGCATATGAAAAATTTAACGGACGATTACTACGAATATGATGAATCGACCTATTCGCTGATCGGTAAACGCAGAAAAAAAAGACTGCAGATCGGCAATCGCACCAAGGTGAAGATTTTGAAAGTGGACATGCAGCGCAGGACGATCGATCTGCAGCTGGCGTAG
- a CDS encoding ATP-dependent RecD-like DNA helicase — MQESLSADPKIERLSGTVERIVFHSEDSGFSVLRVRVKGSREPVTVTGYVAAVSSGEFVECVGEWNNDRTYGMQFKARELAVVAPATTEGIEKYLASGMVKGVGQHFAKVLVDAFGEKVFSVIENDPEKLCTLPGIGAKRKEMIVEAWQEQKAVRDIMVFLQSHGVGTARAVRIYKTYGDKAITTVTGNPYRLVLDIQGIGFKTADTIASKLGTPPDSPLRARAGIRHVLQEISGEGHCAMTKERLIEKSVELLGVSGQVVEEAVKEEIVGGGLVRDEINGVPCIYLAPLYRAENSVAVSVRRLGMGELPWGSIDAVQALDEVEKLTGLALSASQEEALKLVLCSKFLVITGGPGVGKTTLVNTILQIIRAKGLNVALCAPTGRAAKRLTESTGFEAKTIHRLLEFDPHSFDFKRGRDNPLNADLIVVDESSMIDVLLMGKLLAAVPERAAVILVGDADQLPSVGPGAVLGDVISSGAVPVVRLTEIFRQASESGIIINAHRINRGEMPLNHHGDALTDFYFVPAGEQEDIHAKLLEVVLKRIPLRFGFDPVRDIQVLTPMNRGGLGTNALNAALQKELNPNSGSGVVRFGTDYSEGDKVIQLVNNYDKEVFNGDIGVIRAVDKEENIVVVDFDKRQVEYEFGELDELALAYATTIHKSQGSEYSAVVIPLAMQHYMLLQRNLLYTAVTRGKKLVMIIGQPRALAAAVSNSEAKGRLTNLAEKIRKER; from the coding sequence ATGCAGGAATCCTTGTCGGCTGATCCCAAAATCGAGCGCCTTTCGGGTACCGTAGAGCGAATCGTTTTTCACAGTGAAGATTCAGGATTCAGCGTTTTGCGAGTCCGGGTAAAAGGCAGCCGTGAACCGGTCACGGTTACGGGGTATGTTGCTGCTGTTTCTTCAGGCGAGTTCGTGGAATGTGTCGGTGAATGGAACAATGACAGGACTTACGGGATGCAGTTCAAGGCTCGTGAACTGGCGGTGGTTGCTCCGGCAACGACGGAAGGAATTGAAAAATACCTTGCTTCGGGAATGGTGAAAGGGGTAGGACAGCATTTCGCAAAGGTGCTTGTCGATGCGTTCGGGGAAAAGGTTTTTTCGGTTATCGAAAACGATCCGGAGAAATTGTGCACTCTGCCGGGAATCGGTGCAAAACGCAAGGAGATGATTGTCGAGGCGTGGCAGGAACAAAAAGCGGTCAGAGACATCATGGTTTTTCTGCAGTCTCACGGGGTTGGGACGGCAAGAGCGGTGAGAATCTACAAAACATACGGTGACAAGGCAATCACGACCGTTACCGGGAATCCCTATCGCCTGGTACTCGACATTCAGGGGATCGGTTTCAAAACTGCAGACACCATCGCATCGAAGTTGGGAACACCTCCCGACTCGCCTTTACGAGCACGCGCCGGTATTCGTCATGTGTTACAGGAAATATCGGGTGAAGGTCATTGTGCGATGACAAAAGAGCGGCTCATCGAGAAGTCGGTTGAGCTTCTGGGTGTTTCCGGTCAGGTTGTTGAAGAGGCTGTAAAGGAAGAAATAGTGGGCGGTGGACTTGTCCGGGATGAGATAAACGGTGTTCCGTGTATTTACCTCGCCCCACTCTACAGGGCGGAAAACAGTGTTGCCGTATCGGTTCGAAGGTTGGGCATGGGCGAGCTGCCCTGGGGCAGTATCGATGCCGTGCAGGCTCTTGATGAGGTGGAAAAACTGACCGGTTTGGCGCTTTCGGCATCGCAGGAAGAAGCGCTGAAGCTCGTGCTTTGCAGCAAGTTTCTTGTGATTACCGGTGGTCCCGGCGTCGGAAAGACGACATTGGTGAACACGATTCTGCAGATCATTCGTGCAAAAGGATTGAACGTTGCGTTATGCGCTCCGACCGGGAGGGCAGCGAAACGGCTTACTGAATCGACAGGTTTCGAAGCGAAAACCATCCATCGTCTCCTCGAGTTCGACCCGCACTCTTTTGATTTCAAGCGTGGCAGGGACAATCCTCTGAATGCCGATCTTATCGTTGTTGACGAATCTTCTATGATCGATGTGTTGCTCATGGGGAAACTCCTTGCCGCCGTACCGGAACGTGCTGCCGTAATTCTGGTGGGTGACGCGGATCAGCTGCCTTCAGTCGGTCCAGGGGCGGTTCTTGGCGATGTCATCTCTTCCGGAGCTGTTCCTGTCGTGAGATTGACCGAGATTTTCCGTCAGGCTTCCGAGTCGGGGATTATCATCAACGCTCACAGAATCAATCGGGGAGAAATGCCGCTCAACCATCATGGTGACGCGCTTACCGATTTCTATTTTGTCCCTGCAGGAGAGCAGGAAGATATTCACGCGAAGTTGCTGGAAGTGGTATTGAAACGTATTCCTCTCAGGTTCGGATTCGATCCTGTCAGGGATATCCAGGTATTGACGCCGATGAACCGCGGGGGACTCGGTACGAACGCTCTCAATGCAGCATTGCAAAAAGAGCTGAACCCCAACAGTGGGAGTGGCGTTGTACGTTTCGGGACCGATTACTCTGAAGGTGACAAGGTTATTCAACTCGTCAATAACTATGATAAAGAGGTATTCAACGGGGATATCGGAGTTATCCGTGCAGTTGATAAAGAGGAAAACATCGTCGTTGTCGATTTCGATAAACGGCAGGTCGAGTATGAGTTCGGTGAACTTGACGAGCTGGCGCTGGCTTATGCGACCACCATTCATAAAAGCCAGGGATCGGAGTATAGTGCGGTGGTTATTCCTCTGGCGATGCAGCATTATATGCTTCTTCAGCGTAACCTTCTTTACACGGCGGTCACGCGCGGCAAGAAGCTTGTCATGATCATCGGACAACCCAGGGCGCTCGCGGCAGCAGTAAGCAACAGTGAAGCGAAGGGAAGGCTTACCAACCTTGCAGAAAAGATCCGTAAAGAACGTTAG
- a CDS encoding SDR family NAD(P)-dependent oxidoreductase — protein MAKNEQWSTRLMLDQSGKVAIVTGAGSGLGFEIARALAEKKAKVVMAVRDPAKGSVALEKIRKENSRADVEVMELDLAGLASIRRFTEEFKKRYSRLDLLINNAGVMACPYGKTVDGFELQFGTNHLGHFALTVLLIDILKKVPGSRVVTVSSGAHSFGMLDFDDLNWEKRRYNRWQAYGDSKLANLYFTKELQRRLDVEGTSMLSVAAHPGWAATELQRHQGWLALVNRFFAQSPEMGALPMLYAATAPDVHGGEYFGPDGRGEVRGYPVRVRSSKRSRDMTVAGELWEISEKMTGIKW, from the coding sequence ATGGCAAAAAACGAACAATGGAGTACTCGGTTGATGCTCGACCAGAGCGGGAAGGTTGCTATAGTGACCGGTGCCGGGAGCGGGCTGGGTTTTGAGATTGCACGGGCACTTGCCGAAAAAAAAGCAAAGGTTGTGATGGCTGTGCGTGATCCCGCGAAAGGTTCTGTGGCGCTGGAAAAGATCAGGAAAGAAAACTCCCGGGCTGATGTAGAGGTTATGGAACTCGACCTTGCCGGCCTTGCATCGATAAGGCGGTTTACCGAGGAGTTCAAAAAACGGTATTCACGCCTTGACCTGTTGATCAACAATGCCGGTGTCATGGCATGTCCGTATGGGAAAACGGTGGACGGGTTCGAGCTGCAGTTCGGTACGAACCACCTCGGTCACTTTGCCTTGACGGTTTTGCTGATCGATATACTGAAAAAAGTGCCGGGCAGCCGGGTGGTGACGGTAAGCAGTGGTGCTCATTCCTTTGGAATGCTTGATTTTGACGATCTCAACTGGGAAAAACGGAGGTATAACAGATGGCAGGCATATGGTGACAGCAAACTGGCAAACCTTTATTTTACAAAAGAACTGCAGCGGCGCCTCGATGTTGAAGGCACAAGTATGCTTTCGGTCGCGGCGCATCCTGGCTGGGCTGCTACCGAGCTGCAGCGGCATCAGGGGTGGCTTGCGCTCGTGAACAGGTTTTTTGCCCAGTCTCCCGAAATGGGTGCTTTACCCATGCTGTATGCAGCGACCGCTCCCGATGTTCATGGCGGAGAATATTTCGGACCTGACGGCAGAGGGGAGGTACGGGGTTATCCTGTGAGGGTTCGTTCAAGCAAACGTTCCAGGGATATGACGGTTGCAGGCGAACTATGGGAAATATCCGAAAAAATGACAGGAATCAAGTGGTAG
- a CDS encoding GNAT family N-acetyltransferase, giving the protein MQFHIEKAASHDRDAILNVMEPWNMHHVPSAEMAELDLSCFFVARVSGNIVGAAGYKVLTPEKGKTTLLGILPEFSGMVIGRALQDARLQAMHAADVKTVETNADRIETIIWYKKHYGYHEIGSLKKVCDFSLSDVDHWTTLEMDLDAYMKTKNDREARRKTYIDRNDPHPLSTYEPLIINACLTGMVPTKFSNPHVPIHPDEIIEDAVKVFDAGARIVHLHARDENGDPTPDAKHYEKIIGAIRKERPEMVCCVTTSGRSWKEFEQRSEVLFLSGQAKPDMASLTLGSLNFFTGPSLNSIEMIERLAMTMKAQGIKPEMEVFDTGMINLAKYLERNRLISGKKYFNLLFGNINTAPATITSLALLTQALPENSVWAGTGLGQFQLPMNTAAIVAGGHVRVGIEDSIYFDYRKETLATNEQLVGRVAHIAEQMQRPLATPEQTRQLIGLEIEE; this is encoded by the coding sequence ATGCAATTTCATATTGAAAAAGCCGCTTCTCATGACCGTGACGCTATCCTCAACGTTATGGAACCATGGAATATGCACCACGTTCCTTCCGCTGAAATGGCCGAGCTCGATCTGTCATGTTTCTTTGTAGCGCGGGTATCAGGGAACATCGTCGGCGCTGCCGGCTACAAGGTCTTGACACCGGAAAAAGGAAAAACAACCCTGCTTGGCATCCTGCCGGAATTTTCGGGCATGGTCATCGGCCGGGCTCTCCAGGATGCAAGACTGCAAGCCATGCATGCAGCCGACGTCAAAACAGTTGAAACAAATGCCGACCGGATCGAAACGATAATCTGGTATAAAAAGCACTACGGTTACCATGAAATCGGATCCTTGAAAAAAGTCTGCGATTTCAGCCTTTCCGATGTCGATCACTGGACAACGCTCGAGATGGACCTCGATGCTTACATGAAGACGAAAAACGATCGTGAGGCAAGACGAAAAACCTATATCGACCGTAACGACCCTCATCCCTTATCGACTTACGAACCTCTTATCATCAATGCATGCCTGACCGGAATGGTGCCGACAAAGTTCAGTAACCCTCACGTACCCATACATCCCGACGAAATCATCGAAGATGCCGTCAAGGTATTCGATGCCGGTGCGAGAATTGTTCATCTTCATGCCAGGGATGAAAACGGGGATCCCACTCCGGATGCCAAACATTATGAAAAAATCATCGGTGCAATCAGAAAAGAACGGCCGGAAATGGTTTGTTGTGTCACGACATCCGGCAGAAGCTGGAAAGAGTTCGAACAACGATCCGAAGTTCTGTTTCTAAGCGGACAAGCCAAACCCGACATGGCCAGTTTGACACTCGGATCTCTGAACTTTTTTACCGGCCCGAGCCTCAACTCGATCGAGATGATAGAGCGTCTCGCCATGACCATGAAAGCACAGGGCATCAAACCGGAAATGGAGGTATTCGATACCGGGATGATCAACCTTGCAAAATATCTCGAACGTAACAGGCTTATTTCAGGAAAGAAGTATTTTAACTTACTTTTCGGCAATATCAACACTGCACCGGCGACGATTACAAGCCTTGCCCTCCTGACACAGGCACTACCTGAAAATTCAGTTTGGGCCGGAACAGGACTCGGCCAATTCCAGCTCCCGATGAATACAGCCGCAATCGTCGCAGGAGGTCATGTACGGGTCGGAATAGAAGACTCGATTTATTTTGATTACCGGAAAGAAACGCTGGCGACCAATGAACAGCTTGTCGGAAGAGTTGCACATATCGCTGAACAAATGCAGCGGCCTCTTGCAACTCCGGAGCAAACAAGGCAATTGATCGGATTGGAAATAGAGGAATAA
- a CDS encoding acetate--CoA ligase family protein, whose translation MNDSATQHNTWSLAEKTVVLNGYAYGSHYPVIIASVTGHALEEEQLAALTQLLYRAVPVLERSVEAPVTTSDNDFRRSLEWLLNTIHAVQRTANLPVYEHGRILSIEQDHARFFLPTGIGNVKPLLDMLRVMLELMGHHAQGKDAQKQLKKFVQAIIYLQKTSPKGGNIPFFIQAALKAGIPFQELLSQTFQYGEGKQGRWMRSSLTEETTMIATTFSRNKLIGSMLLRRAGIPVPDNKIAINAEKAARIAENLGYPVVVKPIDRDGGIGVAADLQNHEELITAFKNAQKYSKNILVEKHFEGKDYRVTVFQDEVLSAVERVPGGVTGDGKHTVRELFDQLNADPLRGEGKHAPLKKMMWNNEALILLKHAGLNESSIPAPGEFVRLRRTANVASGGVPVAVFDTMHPDNKHLAIRAAQALRLDLAGVDILIPDIATSWRESGAAICEVNGQPNLGRITEEKDLFTPILRKLIPGDGRIPIAVVFGDPSSDALAVELEKRLLKQGIGVGCHNAECVRINGEVVMDGNVNPWTAGQMLIINRNVEAIVLNISDESVLSTGLPFARFDLFLLAGEHITASDNTGNPASDNITQDLLELILPACDGTLLSIESNKPNTDGYKHLTSAAREKAATTSEVIETATAAMLAFREKHFLSEKSAPAVP comes from the coding sequence ATGAACGATTCAGCCACACAACATAACACCTGGAGTCTGGCTGAAAAAACCGTTGTTCTCAACGGCTATGCCTATGGAAGCCATTATCCTGTCATTATAGCCTCGGTAACCGGTCATGCACTCGAGGAGGAACAGCTTGCAGCGCTCACACAGCTATTGTATCGTGCAGTGCCTGTCCTTGAACGCTCCGTAGAGGCACCGGTTACCACATCGGACAATGATTTTCGCAGGTCTCTTGAATGGCTTCTCAATACCATACATGCGGTTCAAAGAACCGCCAACCTGCCTGTTTATGAACACGGCCGGATTCTTTCCATCGAGCAAGATCATGCAAGATTTTTCCTGCCGACAGGTATCGGCAATGTAAAGCCGCTCCTGGATATGCTACGTGTTATGCTGGAATTGATGGGGCACCACGCTCAGGGAAAAGATGCACAAAAACAGTTGAAAAAGTTTGTCCAGGCAATCATTTATCTCCAGAAAACCAGCCCAAAAGGTGGAAACATACCTTTTTTCATTCAAGCTGCACTGAAAGCAGGTATTCCATTCCAGGAACTTCTCTCTCAGACGTTTCAATATGGAGAAGGAAAACAGGGACGATGGATGCGCAGCTCCCTGACCGAAGAAACAACGATGATTGCCACTACGTTTTCCCGGAACAAGCTGATTGGCTCAATGTTATTGCGGCGGGCCGGTATTCCGGTACCGGACAATAAAATAGCCATCAACGCAGAGAAGGCGGCAAGAATAGCTGAAAATCTTGGATACCCTGTGGTGGTAAAACCCATAGACCGCGATGGCGGCATCGGGGTTGCTGCCGACCTGCAGAACCATGAGGAATTGATAACAGCATTTAAAAACGCACAAAAATATTCCAAGAACATTCTGGTTGAAAAACATTTCGAGGGCAAAGATTATCGCGTGACCGTATTTCAAGATGAAGTTCTCTCAGCGGTCGAACGGGTACCCGGAGGGGTTACCGGAGACGGCAAACACACCGTTCGCGAACTGTTCGACCAACTCAACGCCGACCCGCTCCGCGGAGAAGGCAAACATGCCCCGTTGAAAAAGATGATGTGGAACAATGAAGCCCTAATATTACTGAAACATGCAGGACTGAATGAATCTTCCATACCTGCACCCGGCGAGTTCGTCCGTCTGCGCCGTACGGCCAACGTAGCATCAGGAGGCGTTCCGGTCGCTGTTTTCGATACGATGCACCCCGATAACAAGCATCTTGCAATCCGTGCAGCACAAGCGTTACGCCTTGATCTTGCAGGCGTCGATATATTGATACCGGATATCGCCACATCATGGCGTGAATCCGGTGCCGCTATTTGTGAGGTCAATGGACAGCCTAATTTAGGCCGCATAACCGAAGAAAAAGATCTGTTCACTCCGATTCTGCGCAAGCTGATACCCGGTGACGGTCGAATTCCAATTGCCGTGGTGTTTGGTGACCCCTCATCCGATGCTTTGGCAGTAGAGCTTGAAAAACGACTGCTGAAACAAGGCATTGGTGTAGGATGTCATAATGCCGAATGTGTCAGAATAAACGGCGAAGTCGTCATGGATGGAAACGTCAACCCCTGGACCGCAGGGCAAATGCTCATAATCAACCGGAACGTTGAAGCAATCGTACTGAACATCAGTGACGAAAGTGTATTGTCCACAGGATTGCCATTCGCCCGGTTCGACCTCTTCCTGCTTGCAGGTGAACATATCACGGCTTCCGACAATACCGGCAACCCTGCCTCCGACAATATCACACAGGATCTGCTGGAACTCATCCTTCCGGCCTGCGATGGAACATTGTTGTCTATCGAAAGCAATAAACCGAATACCGACGGTTACAAACATCTGACCTCTGCCGCAAGGGAAAAAGCAGCTACGACAAGCGAAGTAATCGAAACCGCCACCGCGGCGATGCTTGCATTCAGGGAAAAGCATTTTCTCAGCGAAAAGAGCGCCCCTGCGGTTCCCTGA
- the ribB gene encoding 3,4-dihydroxy-2-butanone-4-phosphate synthase has product MNRILFEKFGDQFERVDKALEALRRGSGVLVADALDRENEADLIFPAESVTVSQMAMLIRECSGIVCLCMSGEKIRSLELSMMVEKNTSGFQTAFTVSIEAAEGVTTGVSASDRVKTVKAAIADRARPSDLNRPGHIFPLKARPGGVLERAGHTEATVDLMKLAGLKPYGVLCELTNRDGTMADLSQTVAFAEEHGFPVLGIEDIVAYRNQPSSSGKVA; this is encoded by the coding sequence ATGAATCGGATTCTTTTCGAAAAATTTGGAGATCAGTTCGAACGTGTTGACAAGGCGCTCGAGGCCCTGCGTAGAGGCAGTGGTGTTCTCGTTGCCGACGCACTGGACCGGGAAAACGAGGCCGATCTTATTTTTCCTGCCGAATCGGTAACGGTATCACAGATGGCTATGCTTATACGTGAATGCAGCGGTATAGTGTGTCTGTGCATGAGCGGTGAAAAGATCCGTTCACTCGAGCTGTCGATGATGGTGGAAAAAAATACCAGTGGGTTTCAGACAGCGTTTACGGTTTCTATCGAAGCGGCTGAAGGCGTTACGACCGGGGTTTCAGCATCGGATCGCGTGAAGACCGTCAAGGCCGCGATTGCGGATCGTGCAAGGCCGTCGGACCTTAACCGGCCGGGACATATTTTTCCGCTCAAAGCCAGACCGGGCGGAGTCCTCGAGCGCGCAGGTCATACGGAAGCGACAGTCGACCTTATGAAGCTTGCCGGTCTCAAACCATATGGGGTTCTCTGTGAACTCACCAACCGGGACGGTACGATGGCCGATTTGTCGCAAACTGTTGCTTTTGCAGAAGAGCATGGTTTTCCGGTGCTGGGGATTGAAGATATTGTGGCATATAGAAATCAACCATCTTCTTCGGGCAAGGTCGCTTGA
- a CDS encoding TIGR01458 family HAD-type hydrolase, whose protein sequence is MTLQKHPLLIDLDGVLYVGDKAVPGAAEAVQWLDMEHIPYLFVTNTSSRPRSALVEKLARFSIDTDEKAILTPPVAASKWLETHAPGPTALFVPPATKVEFDCLEELDPCSETGASSVVIGDLGEQWTFPVLNRAFRLLMAKPSPRLIALGMTRYWRSTDGFHLDVAPFVKALEYAAGCKAVVLGKPSKEFFEAGLELLEHQGNDAIMIGDDIVGDVEGAQQAGLQGMLVRTGKFRPEDLEGSIKPDAVIESIAELPVWLSESAKLNRKHQ, encoded by the coding sequence ATGACCCTGCAAAAACACCCTCTTTTAATCGATCTCGACGGGGTTCTCTACGTCGGCGACAAGGCGGTGCCCGGAGCTGCAGAAGCTGTTCAATGGCTCGACATGGAACATATCCCCTATCTTTTCGTCACCAATACCAGCTCGCGTCCAAGAAGCGCTCTTGTTGAAAAGCTTGCACGTTTCAGCATCGATACAGACGAAAAAGCTATTCTCACTCCACCGGTAGCCGCATCGAAATGGCTCGAAACCCATGCTCCCGGTCCCACAGCCCTCTTTGTCCCGCCAGCCACAAAAGTGGAGTTCGACTGTCTGGAAGAACTCGACCCCTGTTCCGAGACCGGAGCTTCATCGGTGGTGATCGGTGACTTGGGAGAACAGTGGACATTCCCTGTGCTCAACCGGGCATTTCGGCTTCTCATGGCAAAGCCAAGCCCCAGGCTCATCGCTCTCGGGATGACCCGCTACTGGCGGAGCACAGACGGGTTTCATCTCGACGTGGCACCGTTTGTCAAAGCCCTGGAATATGCAGCAGGCTGCAAGGCAGTTGTACTCGGCAAACCTTCAAAAGAGTTTTTCGAAGCGGGACTTGAACTGCTTGAACACCAGGGTAACGACGCCATCATGATCGGTGATGATATCGTCGGTGACGTAGAGGGAGCGCAACAGGCCGGATTACAAGGGATGCTTGTCCGCACCGGAAAGTTCCGGCCGGAAGACCTCGAAGGCAGCATCAAACCCGATGCAGTCATCGAATCAATTGCCGAACTGCCGGTGTGGCTGTCAGAATCTGCAAAACTCAATAGAAAACATCAGTGA